TTCCTTTATAAACTCTCTGATCTTTTGTCTCTCCTTTGCACTTTTTAACAGCTCTTCGCCTTCTTTCATGAGTTTATCCAGGTATTCAAGGGCATCCTTAAGAACTTTCTCCCATCCCTGCTCTTTTTGCCTTTCAAGCTCATAAAGGAGTTTCTCTTGCTCCTTTTTTATCTTTTCTAACTGGATCTTTAAACTCTCCACCTGTTTCAGTTTCTCTTCGTATTCTCTTACATAATTTTCCAAACTTTCCTTTGCTTGCATATATTCCTTTGAGCCTTCTGGAAGTTTCTTTTGTGCCATCTTTAGAACTTCATAAGGTATTCCGTAGCGTTTTGCTATCTCAAAAGCCATACTCTCACCAACCGTGTTGTACAGTATTGTGTAAAGAGGATCTAAAGTTTGCATGTCAAAGGATACACTAGCTGGAGTATAATAGTCGGAGTTGATCGCATAGAGCTTTATAGGTGTGTGATGCGTTGTAGCAAACACATACGCACCTTTCAAACGCAGGTACTCTAAAAGCCCTATTCCTAAGGCTGAACCCTCCATCGGATCCGTACCTGCACCAAGTTCGTCAAGTAAGACCAGTGATCTGTCGTTGACAAGCGGTAGAAACTCCCCTATGTTGGATATATGAGCGGAAAAAGTAGAAAGATTCTGCTGTATACTCTGCTCGTCACCTATGTCAGTAAATACATTCTCAAAAATGGGTAATTTGCTATCACTACTTGCGGGAATGGGAAGAGCACACTGAAACATCAAACAGCAAAGTCCAAGAGTTTTGAGAGCTACAGTCTTACCACCAGTATTTGGTCCTGTCAGGAGCAGTCCCCTTTTTTCCGAGAGAACTATATCTATAGGTATAACTTTTTCTTTTAAAAACACTAAAAGCGGATGCTTCACCTCCTTGAGTTCTATCCTTTCTCCCAAGTTTATCAATTTTCCATCAGTAAGCTTAGAAAACTTAGCTACGGCTTTCAGAAAGTCCACCTTCACAAGCGCCGCAAAGGCATCGTGAAGCCTACCTGCATGCTCACCTATATACGAAGTCAGCCTCCTGAGTATCCTTTTGACTTCATCTTCTTCCTCCCCCCTTAAGGTTATTAGGTTGTTGTTGAGTTCAACCACATTGTGTGGCTCTATGTATGTTGTAAAGCCGGAAGATGAAGTACCGTGAACTATGCCTATTATCTTTTTAGCTTCTGCGGTTTTAACGGGAAGAACGTATCTATTGTTTTTAAAGGCTACAAATTTATCGGAGAACAAACTTGAAGCATCTGGTCTTGAAAGTAGACTTTCAAGCCTTTTCATCACTTCCTTTTCCACGCTTCTTATCTTTTGCCTTATTGTGCTTAGCTCTTCACTTGCTGAATCTTTTACAAAACCCCTGAGATCTAAAGATGATTCTATTAAGCTTTCAAGGTTAGAAAATAAATGAAGATTTTTTACAATGGTTTGAAGGTGCGTATAGGTGCTTACGTAACTGCCTATAACTTTTCTAACTTCCCTTATGAGTTTTATAACCTTCAGAAGGGAAAGTATCTCATCTACACTTAATACGGCATCCTTTATTGAAGCTTTTTTTATAAGCTCCTCCACATCGTCAAAGGGGTAAATGGGTACATCTTCCTGTATCTTCATAAAGTCAGCGGTGACATTTATCTCTTTTTTTAAATGTTCCGCATCCCTTATGGGTTTTAGCCCATCTATAAACCTCTTTGTGGCTTTGGAGCTTGTAAACTCCTTTATCTTTTCCAACACCTTAAAGAACTCTAACCTCTCTAAGTCTTTGTCCCTCATCCTTAAGAAATAATGATAACGTAAGCATTATTTTTTTAACACTCTTCTGAGGAGTTGCGTATCTCCCTCCACTTTGGTTAGGATAGCCTCAGTACTACCTATCACAAAACTCAACTGCATCTTAACAGGTATGTATGTTTCCTCGTCTAACCATAGATACCACTTACCTTTAGGCTTCAAAAGTCCCTTCGTGTTTATGTTAGGATACACTTCAACAACTCTCGTATTGAAAATGCCTGCAGGTGTTTCCGTATACTCTCTCTTTATTACAGAGTAAGGAAGTACGTAATCCTTGTCGTCATAAAACATGAGGATGGTTCCGTAGCTTTTTATTGCGGAGTCCCTGTAGAGCAAAAGGCTCGCAGTATAAGGTTCTACATAGTTAGAATACTGGTAAACTTTATCCTCACTCCGTTCAACCTCATCGCTGAGCTTTTTGTACTTTATTTCCTTCACGTATATCTTTCCATTTTTGAATACGTACTCCTGATACCTTTTAAACTCTCCTTCCTCTTGATAATATTTAAAATTTATAGGACTTAGCGGATTTTTCTCTATTATAGCTTGTCCTCTGTTGTACACTCTCTTTACGAGCTTCCCCACATTTATTGTCTTTACTGTACTTGATACGTATAGGTCAGTACCTTTATCCTCATAAGTTATGCACGTTTCAGCAACCGGTAAAAAGAAAAAATAAGCTCTGTAGCATGCGGTAAGCTCTTCAGCCAATGACAACAGAGGTAAAAGGATCAGAAAGAGTATAGCCTTTTTAAGTCTTCCAGCCAAGATCTCATCTCCTCCGCCATGGACAGATGGTTATGTTTTAAAGCCTTTTGTATACCTTCTTCAAGCGTATTTATGGCTTTCTCGTACTGCCCCATCTCTTCGTAACATTTGGCAAGTAGCTTGTAACCTGCACCTTCATCCTCCTTCATCTTCAGATAAGTTTCCATGTGTTGGGCTGACTTTTCGTAATCTTTCCTTTTTAGGTACTCAATGGCTAAAGAATAGTGTACCATAGGATTGTTCGGGCTTTTTTTGAAAAGCTCAAGAAAATACTCAAGCCTGTCCATTTACTGCTTCCCTTTTCAACTTTTCGTATGCGGATATGATGTATCCTAAAAAGGCATTTTCTGGCTGTGCACCTACAAACTCTACCAAACCTTTGTTGATCACTATCTTAGGCACACCGACAACCTGAAATCTCTCAGCGAGATCCACATTTTCGCTTGCATCCACAATAATAGCTTTTATGTGGTCATTTGCTATGGCAAAGTTCATAGCGGTAACGGCGGCTGATGGACAGTAACCGCAGGATGTTGTCACAAACACCATAATTTCAATAGGTTTATCCACGGTTTTGAGCATATCAAGTGTCTTCTCAGAAAGCTTAGGAACCCTCTTAGATACCTGGATTATACCTTGCACAAGTGTGCTAAACTCAAGACCTGCAGGTAACCCTACATACCTGATACCGTAATCTTTATCCCCTTCTATCACTATGGTGGGGACACGATCAATATTATAGACTTGGGATATATCCCTATCTAAAACAGGTGAGTAGATGCTGAGTTCTATCTTTTCAGGCTCTACCTGTGATACTTCTTTGAGAAGCTCCTCTGCTACGGAACATGTCTCACAGCCTATAGCCTGAGAAAATAGCTTAAGCTTTACTTCCTTTTCAAGCTCCTTGGAAAGTATGTCTTTGAGCTGAGATCTCACTTCAAGGCTCAAAAGCATATTCACACCTCCTTAAGAATATAATTATTTTCTTAAATATAACCCTTTATTTCCTCTTGTCCATGTTTTGAGAGCCTCTTTATTTCCTCCATTATAATATTTGATGCTTCTCTGTATCCTCTCAGGTTATCTTCCAAAAAGTCATACCTTTTGGGTTTTCCTATGTAAACGCTTATCGGGTGTCCTATTGAGGGTATTTTTTTGCCTCTGGGCAGAACCTTGTCAGTTCCATCTATGTAAATAGGTACTACGGGTTTTTGGCTCTTTATAGCAAGCAGTCCAACCCCAAGTTTAGGCTTTAAAAACTCTCCTGGGTTTGCTCTTGTTCCTTCGGGAAATACGCAAAGGTTACACCCTCTATTTAGAAGCTCAAGGGAAAGTTCAAGGGCTTGTATATCTCCGGATCCTCTCTTTATGGGTATAGCTCCCATGTGTGGCAAAAGAGGACCCAAAAAGGGTATCTTAAAAAGCTCTTCCTTAGCTATAAAGGTAAGGTGTTTTGGGAAGACGGAATTCAATACTGGTGGATCAAGATAGCTTCTGTGGTTGGATGCTACTATATAGCTATCTTTGGGAAGATTTTTAAGTCCGTAAACATTTATCCTAAACAGATTTCTAAAAACCATTTTCACGACCGGACACATGGGTGCAAGAAATACCTTTGAAAACAGGCTTATAGGACAATCAGTGGGCATTTTACACTCCTTAAAAGATAGCGTGATACGCTACCTACGATTTTAGCCATTCCTTTACCTCTTTTACTCATAAGCGTGAGTCCGTATCTTTCCGAGTTTATATGTTCAGAAAGAGAGCGATATGGATCTCCTTCAAGGAAGAGAATATCAAGTTCCAGCTCCCCGAAGGTTTCTTTAAAAAGGTGAATAGCCTCATCCTTTTTGTCTTTTACCAATCTCAGATACTCGTCAAAGGTTAGCTTGTCTTTCAATCTTTCTGTGTTTAAAGCGTGTAAAAGTCTAAATTCTATAGGAAAGTGAGTCTTCAGATATTTTAGAAATTCCAACTGTTTGATGGACCTATCAGAAAAGTCTAATGGAACACATACTGCATTAATCTGAGGAGAGCATCCATCTTTGTATACCCATACCCTTACATTATCTATAACTTTTTCCGATAGAGATCTGCCTAAAAGCTGTCTTTTATACCTTACAAAAGCTATATCCACATCGTACCCGGAAAGTATCCTGTCCACAGTCTTATCTGCGGGTTCAAAGCTCACGTAAATCTCAAACCCGTCAAAGTATTCCTTCACGAACTCGTTCACCTCATCGTAAATCCTCTTTTCCTGCCTCTGCGCTATATAACCCAAAGGGTCGGACAGAAAGTCCCTTGAGAACACTATCAATGGTTTTAAGTTGAGTTTTTTCAAAATATAGCTTGCGTACTCTAAAAAACCCTTTTCTTTTTCGTCCATGTTTATATATACAGCTGGTTTATTTATCATGTCGCCTTTGTTCTTATCTTCTCTTTTACGAGCTTTACAAAATCATCAAGAGGCATACTACCTAAATTACCGTCCCTCTTACTCCTCACGGATATTTTACCCTCC
The Hydrogenobacter sp. genome window above contains:
- a CDS encoding endonuclease MutS2; amino-acid sequence: MRDKDLERLEFFKVLEKIKEFTSSKATKRFIDGLKPIRDAEHLKKEINVTADFMKIQEDVPIYPFDDVEELIKKASIKDAVLSVDEILSLLKVIKLIREVRKVIGSYVSTYTHLQTIVKNLHLFSNLESLIESSLDLRGFVKDSASEELSTIRQKIRSVEKEVMKRLESLLSRPDASSLFSDKFVAFKNNRYVLPVKTAEAKKIIGIVHGTSSSGFTTYIEPHNVVELNNNLITLRGEEEDEVKRILRRLTSYIGEHAGRLHDAFAALVKVDFLKAVAKFSKLTDGKLINLGERIELKEVKHPLLVFLKEKVIPIDIVLSEKRGLLLTGPNTGGKTVALKTLGLCCLMFQCALPIPASSDSKLPIFENVFTDIGDEQSIQQNLSTFSAHISNIGEFLPLVNDRSLVLLDELGAGTDPMEGSALGIGLLEYLRLKGAYVFATTHHTPIKLYAINSDYYTPASVSFDMQTLDPLYTILYNTVGESMAFEIAKRYGIPYEVLKMAQKKLPEGSKEYMQAKESLENYVREYEEKLKQVESLKIQLEKIKKEQEKLLYELERQKEQGWEKVLKDALEYLDKLMKEGEELLKSAKERQKIREFIKE
- a CDS encoding DUF3108 domain-containing protein encodes the protein MAGRLKKAILFLILLPLLSLAEELTACYRAYFFFLPVAETCITYEDKGTDLYVSSTVKTINVGKLVKRVYNRGQAIIEKNPLSPINFKYYQEEGEFKRYQEYVFKNGKIYVKEIKYKKLSDEVERSEDKVYQYSNYVEPYTASLLLYRDSAIKSYGTILMFYDDKDYVLPYSVIKREYTETPAGIFNTRVVEVYPNINTKGLLKPKGKWYLWLDEETYIPVKMQLSFVIGSTEAILTKVEGDTQLLRRVLKK
- a CDS encoding tetratricopeptide repeat protein, which translates into the protein MDRLEYFLELFKKSPNNPMVHYSLAIEYLKRKDYEKSAQHMETYLKMKEDEGAGYKLLAKCYEEMGQYEKAINTLEEGIQKALKHNHLSMAEEMRSWLEDLKRLYSF
- a CDS encoding thioredoxin family protein — encoded protein: MLLSLEVRSQLKDILSKELEKEVKLKLFSQAIGCETCSVAEELLKEVSQVEPEKIELSIYSPVLDRDISQVYNIDRVPTIVIEGDKDYGIRYVGLPAGLEFSTLVQGIIQVSKRVPKLSEKTLDMLKTVDKPIEIMVFVTTSCGYCPSAAVTAMNFAIANDHIKAIIVDASENVDLAERFQVVGVPKIVINKGLVEFVGAQPENAFLGYIISAYEKLKREAVNGQA
- a CDS encoding lysophospholipid acyltransferase family protein, whose protein sequence is MPTDCPISLFSKVFLAPMCPVVKMVFRNLFRINVYGLKNLPKDSYIVASNHRSYLDPPVLNSVFPKHLTFIAKEELFKIPFLGPLLPHMGAIPIKRGSGDIQALELSLELLNRGCNLCVFPEGTRANPGEFLKPKLGVGLLAIKSQKPVVPIYIDGTDKVLPRGKKIPSIGHPISVYIGKPKRYDFLEDNLRGYREASNIIMEEIKRLSKHGQEEIKGYI
- a CDS encoding universal stress protein, with product MINKPAVYINMDEKEKGFLEYASYILKKLNLKPLIVFSRDFLSDPLGYIAQRQEKRIYDEVNEFVKEYFDGFEIYVSFEPADKTVDRILSGYDVDIAFVRYKRQLLGRSLSEKVIDNVRVWVYKDGCSPQINAVCVPLDFSDRSIKQLEFLKYLKTHFPIEFRLLHALNTERLKDKLTFDEYLRLVKDKKDEAIHLFKETFGELELDILFLEGDPYRSLSEHINSERYGLTLMSKRGKGMAKIVGSVSRYLLRSVKCPLIVL